The Sporohalobacter salinus genome has a segment encoding these proteins:
- a CDS encoding phage head closure protein — translation MRHNKVIYLPITTIEEDEFENEVEVISDWRRVYANKYSINSSEFYNAAKEGLRPELAFRIYDFEYDGEDKFKYNGDEYNIIRTQGSGEKMILVGEKVTADV, via the coding sequence ATGAGACATAACAAAGTGATATATCTACCGATTACTACTATTGAAGAAGACGAATTTGAAAATGAGGTTGAAGTGATAAGTGATTGGCGGAGAGTTTACGCTAATAAATATTCTATTAATTCTAGTGAATTTTATAATGCAGCTAAAGAAGGTTTAAGGCCGGAATTAGCTTTTAGAATTTATGATTTTGAGTATGATGGTGAAGATAAATTCAAATATAATGGTGATGAATATAATATCATTCGTACTCAAGGTAGTGGTGAAAAAATGATTTTGGTTGGAGAGAAGGTGACTGCTGATGTCTAA
- a CDS encoding HK97 gp10 family phage protein translates to MSKNVSVDDLADAIVGEVKKYTKDVSEAIENEVNETSKKVRKKIKDNSPEDSGEYKMGWRRKKSTAGGKIEITVHNTVKPTLVHLLEFGHEQVGEGKDRVSAIKHLRPAYDTFVPDMQKRIEKIIKNGGD, encoded by the coding sequence ATGTCTAAAAACGTCAGTGTAGATGATTTAGCTGATGCTATTGTTGGAGAAGTTAAGAAATATACCAAAGATGTATCTGAAGCAATTGAGAATGAAGTCAATGAGACTTCAAAAAAAGTTAGAAAAAAGATAAAAGATAATTCTCCAGAAGATAGCGGAGAGTACAAAATGGGTTGGAGAAGGAAGAAAAGCACTGCTGGTGGGAAAATTGAAATTACTGTGCATAATACAGTAAAGCCGACCTTAGTCCATCTACTTGAATTTGGTCATGAACAAGTAGGAGAAGGTAAAGATAGAGTATCAGCAATTAAGCATTTAAGACCGGCATATGATACTTTTGTTCCTGATATGCAGAAAAGAATTGAAAAAATCATTAAGAATGGCGGTGATTAG
- a CDS encoding major tail protein yields the protein MSQNKVKFGLEQVHIAFMGVAQTESIEVTDPPGTDGEITITITADTLLGEDSPHDIVVPLASETHTNVTKVASTIVNVLNDDSVINSVFQARHDGGTIYLTTLVARSNDSTLDISFTDTATTGATMGTSTAVEEGATGWGKPQAVKGAVNFSSDPEGDSSEFYADNTKYYTHTSNNGYTGELEIANVPDDILAEMLGMTIDNNDMLVESSDDEVKEFALMGQIQGDERNRRFVYYRCKASRPSEENSTTESSITPSTDTVSITMLPLEDQGKIIKGVMELSNTNQAAYDSFFDSVTLPDVS from the coding sequence ATGAGTCAAAATAAAGTTAAATTTGGGTTAGAGCAGGTTCATATAGCTTTTATGGGTGTTGCTCAGACCGAAAGCATAGAAGTAACTGATCCGCCCGGAACGGATGGAGAGATTACTATTACTATAACAGCAGATACATTGTTGGGAGAAGATTCCCCACATGATATTGTAGTTCCTTTGGCAAGCGAAACTCATACTAATGTAACTAAAGTTGCTTCTACCATAGTAAATGTTTTAAATGATGATAGTGTGATTAACTCGGTGTTTCAAGCTAGGCATGATGGTGGAACTATTTATTTGACTACTTTAGTGGCCCGGTCTAATGATTCAACTCTAGATATTTCTTTTACAGATACAGCAACTACTGGAGCTACAATGGGTACTTCTACAGCTGTTGAAGAAGGTGCTACAGGATGGGGAAAACCACAAGCTGTGAAAGGTGCAGTTAACTTCTCTTCTGATCCTGAGGGGGATAGCTCAGAATTTTACGCCGATAACACTAAATATTATACGCACACTTCAAACAATGGTTATACCGGAGAGCTAGAAATTGCAAATGTCCCGGATGATATATTAGCCGAAATGTTGGGGATGACTATAGATAATAATGATATGTTGGTTGAATCTTCTGATGATGAAGTAAAAGAATTTGCATTAATGGGGCAAATTCAGGGGGATGAAAGAAACAGACGTTTTGTATATTATCGTTGTAAAGCTAGTAGACCATCAGAAGAAAATAGTACTACTGAGTCGAGTATAACGCCTTCTACTGACACTGTAAGCATAACAATGTTACCACTTGAAGATCAAGGTAAGATTATCAAAGGGGTTATGGAGCTATCTAACACAAATCAAGCTGCATATGACAGTTTCTTTGATTCGGTAACTTTACCTGATGTATCTTAA